The Haladaptatus cibarius D43 genome window below encodes:
- the meaB gene encoding methylmalonyl Co-A mutase-associated GTPase MeaB, which translates to MSAKHADLLDELLDGKHRALARVITKIENRDPGYRELVSALHGHTGSADVIGVTGSPGAGKSTLVDKVANYYRDRGETVGVIAIDPSSPFTGGAVLGDRIRMASNVGDMDVFFRSMSARGSLGGLSTATTDAVKALDAFGKDKIIVETVGAGQNEIDIVKTADTVAVLVPPESGDNVQMLKAGILEIADVFVVNKADLPGADRAVSDLKEMVHMRGDEPTPEFGADVEGYDWTPEVIETVAKEGEGVEEFIDLLDEHHELLEKTGMLDAKARTRYAEEIRALLREDANRLVTEEIESHGGMTELVEAVYERETDPYSVAADVIAPIEDCVHD; encoded by the coding sequence ATGAGCGCGAAGCACGCCGATCTGTTGGACGAACTCCTCGACGGAAAACACCGCGCGCTGGCCCGCGTCATCACGAAAATCGAGAACCGCGACCCGGGCTACAGAGAACTCGTCTCGGCACTCCACGGCCACACCGGAAGCGCCGACGTTATCGGCGTCACCGGCAGTCCCGGCGCGGGAAAATCCACGCTCGTGGACAAGGTAGCGAACTACTACCGCGACCGCGGCGAGACGGTAGGCGTCATTGCAATCGACCCCTCTTCGCCGTTTACCGGCGGGGCCGTCCTCGGCGACCGGATTCGCATGGCCAGCAACGTCGGCGACATGGACGTGTTCTTCCGGTCGATGAGCGCTCGCGGCAGTCTCGGCGGTCTATCCACCGCGACGACGGACGCCGTGAAAGCTCTCGACGCGTTCGGCAAGGACAAAATCATCGTGGAGACGGTCGGCGCGGGACAGAACGAAATCGACATCGTGAAAACCGCGGATACGGTCGCGGTGCTGGTGCCGCCCGAGAGCGGCGACAACGTTCAGATGCTCAAGGCGGGCATCCTCGAAATCGCGGACGTGTTCGTCGTGAACAAGGCAGACCTCCCCGGTGCCGACCGCGCAGTGTCCGACCTCAAAGAGATGGTTCACATGCGCGGCGACGAACCGACGCCGGAGTTCGGGGCCGACGTGGAGGGCTACGACTGGACGCCGGAAGTCATCGAGACGGTTGCGAAGGAAGGCGAGGGCGTGGAAGAGTTCATCGACCTGCTCGACGAACACCACGAACTGCTCGAAAAGACGGGCATGCTCGACGCGAAAGCTCGTACGCGCTACGCCGAGGAAATCCGAGCGCTCCTGCGCGAGGATGCGAACCGACTCGTCACCGAAGAAATCGAGTCACACGGCGGTATGACGGAACTGGTCGAAGCCGTGTACGAGCGCGAAACCGACCCCTACTCAGTCGCCGCCGACGTAATCGCACCTATCGAAGACTGCGTGCACGACTGA